Proteins from a genomic interval of Pseudomonas anuradhapurensis:
- a CDS encoding GTPase/DUF3482 domain-containing protein, producing the protein MTEPLKLAVVGHTNVGKTSLLRTLTRDVGFGEVSHRPSTTRHVEGARLSVDGEPLLELYDTPGLEDAIALLDYLERLDRPGERLDGPARLQRFLQGSEARQRFEQEAKVLRQLLASNAGLYVIDAREPVLAKYRDELEVLASCGKPLLPVLNFVASHAHREPQWREALARLGLHALVRFDSVAPPEDGERRLYESLALLLENARPALQRLIDDQQAQRLARRHSGKRLIAELLLDCAACRRSVEAEPAAEARAIEALRQEVRQREQRCVEALLKLYAFRREDAHASDLPLLDGRWGDDLFNPETLKLLGVRLGSGVAAGAAAGAGVDLLVGGLTLGAAALAGAIAGGALQTARNYGSRLMGKLKGKRELTVDDTVLRLLALRQQQLQVALENRGHAAQDSIRLEALDEQTWREGKLPEALVKARAHPQWSTLNPGAKLNQAERQEQLEALVSQI; encoded by the coding sequence ATGACTGAGCCACTGAAACTGGCCGTGGTCGGCCACACCAACGTCGGCAAGACCTCGCTGCTGCGCACCCTGACCCGTGACGTCGGCTTCGGCGAGGTATCCCACCGCCCCAGCACCACCCGCCACGTAGAAGGGGCGCGGCTGTCGGTGGACGGTGAGCCCCTGCTGGAACTGTACGACACCCCGGGCCTGGAAGACGCCATCGCCCTGCTCGACTACCTTGAACGCCTGGACCGCCCGGGCGAGCGCCTCGACGGCCCGGCCCGTCTGCAGCGCTTTCTGCAGGGCAGCGAAGCACGCCAACGTTTCGAACAGGAGGCCAAGGTGCTGCGCCAGCTGCTGGCCAGCAATGCCGGCCTGTATGTGATCGATGCCCGCGAGCCGGTACTGGCCAAGTACCGCGACGAGCTGGAGGTACTGGCCAGCTGCGGCAAGCCGCTGCTACCGGTGCTCAACTTCGTCGCCAGCCACGCGCATCGCGAGCCGCAATGGCGTGAAGCCCTCGCCCGCCTTGGCCTTCACGCATTGGTGCGGTTCGACAGCGTGGCCCCGCCAGAGGATGGCGAGCGCCGGTTGTACGAAAGCCTGGCGCTACTGCTGGAAAACGCCCGCCCGGCCTTGCAGCGGCTGATCGACGACCAGCAGGCGCAGCGCCTGGCACGCCGGCACAGCGGCAAGCGCCTGATCGCCGAGCTGCTGCTGGACTGCGCCGCCTGCCGGCGCAGTGTCGAGGCCGAGCCAGCGGCCGAGGCCCGGGCCATCGAGGCGCTGCGGCAAGAGGTACGCCAGCGCGAACAGCGCTGTGTCGAAGCGTTGCTCAAGCTGTATGCCTTTCGCCGCGAGGATGCCCATGCCAGCGACCTGCCGTTGCTGGATGGCCGCTGGGGCGACGACCTGTTCAATCCGGAGACCTTGAAACTGCTCGGCGTGCGCCTGGGCAGCGGTGTGGCGGCCGGTGCTGCGGCCGGTGCCGGGGTCGACCTACTGGTGGGCGGCCTCACCCTCGGCGCGGCGGCACTGGCCGGGGCGATTGCCGGAGGCGCGCTGCAAACCGCCCGCAACTATGGGTCGCGCCTGATGGGCAAGTTGAAAGGCAAGCGCGAGCTGACCGTGGACGATACCGTGTTGCGCCTGCTGGCCCTGCGTCAGCAGCAGCTGCAGGTCGCGCTGGAAAATCGCGGGCATGCAGCGCAGGACAGCATTCGCCTGGAAGCGCTGGATGAGCAGACCTGGCGTGAGGGCAAGTTGCCGGAGGCACTGGTGAAGGCGCGGGCGCATCCGCAGTGGTCCACCCTGAACCCTGGGGCGAAGCTGAACCAGGCGGAGCGGCAAGAGCAACTGGAGGCGCTGGTTTCGCAGATCTGA
- a CDS encoding phosphonate degradation HD-domain oxygenase, giving the protein MPTPTQIIDSIFALYQRHGNDDYIGEAITQLEHMSQAAQLAMAEGFDDEVVLAAFFHDIGHLCGGDASMGGYGVVSHERIGAEYLRRCGFGERMARLVQNHVEAKRYLTLRQPGYYQRLSEASRRTLGYQGGVMNEAEADAFERDPLFEVSLRMRDWDERAKQVDVALLDLDELKQKALALL; this is encoded by the coding sequence ATGCCTACCCCAACCCAGATCATCGACAGCATCTTTGCCCTTTACCAGCGCCACGGCAATGACGATTACATCGGCGAGGCCATCACTCAGCTCGAACATATGTCCCAGGCCGCGCAACTGGCCATGGCCGAGGGCTTTGACGATGAAGTGGTGCTGGCGGCGTTCTTCCACGACATCGGCCACCTGTGCGGCGGTGACGCCAGCATGGGCGGCTATGGCGTGGTCAGCCATGAACGCATCGGCGCCGAGTACCTGCGCCGCTGTGGCTTTGGCGAGCGCATGGCGCGGCTGGTGCAGAACCACGTGGAGGCCAAGCGCTACCTGACCTTGCGCCAGCCGGGGTATTACCAGCGGTTGAGCGAGGCGAGCCGGCGCACGCTGGGATATCAGGGGGGCGTGATGAACGAGGCCGAGGCGGATGCGTTCGAACGCGACCCGCTGTTCGAGGTGAGCTTGCGGATGCGGGATTGGGACGAGAGAGCCAAACAGGTCGATGTTGCGCTGCTCGACCTGGATGAGTTGAAACAGAAGGCGCTGGCGTTACTTTGA
- a CDS encoding putative 2-aminoethylphosphonate ABC transporter substrate-binding protein, with translation MHKHLALAAAVSAVFSLQASAAATQLTVYTALEAEQLKSYKQAFEKANPDIEIKWVRDSTGIITAKLLAEKDRPQADAVWGLAASSLAILDHNGMLEAYAPKDLDKIAGNYRDAANPPAWVGMDVWAATLCFNTIEAEKQGLSKPVSWQDLTKPEYKGKIVMPNPASSGTGFLDVSAWLQTFGEPQGWAYMDALHENIGQYVHSGSKPCKLAAAGEFPIGISFEYPAVQLKRQGAPLDIVLPKEGLGWEIEATAVIKGSPKADAARRLADFSASPAAMQLYKENFAVLAAPGIAKPQTELPADYEQRLINNDFAWASQNRDQILAEWRKRYDGKSEKVAQQ, from the coding sequence ATGCACAAGCACCTTGCACTTGCCGCTGCCGTTTCCGCCGTGTTCAGCCTGCAGGCCTCGGCCGCGGCTACCCAGCTGACGGTCTACACCGCGCTGGAAGCCGAACAGCTGAAGAGCTACAAGCAGGCCTTCGAGAAGGCCAACCCGGACATCGAGATCAAGTGGGTCCGTGACTCCACCGGCATCATCACCGCCAAGCTGCTGGCCGAGAAAGACCGCCCGCAAGCTGACGCCGTATGGGGCCTGGCGGCATCGAGCCTGGCCATCCTCGATCACAATGGCATGCTTGAAGCCTATGCACCCAAGGACCTGGACAAGATCGCCGGTAACTATCGCGATGCTGCCAACCCGCCAGCCTGGGTCGGCATGGACGTGTGGGCTGCCACCCTGTGCTTCAATACCATCGAGGCCGAGAAGCAGGGCCTGAGCAAGCCGGTCAGCTGGCAGGACCTGACCAAGCCCGAGTACAAGGGCAAGATCGTCATGCCCAACCCGGCCTCGTCCGGCACCGGCTTCCTAGATGTCAGTGCCTGGTTGCAGACCTTTGGCGAGCCGCAGGGCTGGGCCTACATGGATGCCTTGCACGAGAACATCGGCCAATACGTTCATTCCGGGTCCAAGCCGTGCAAGCTGGCGGCGGCGGGCGAGTTCCCGATTGGCATCTCGTTCGAGTACCCGGCCGTGCAGCTCAAGCGCCAGGGCGCGCCGCTGGACATCGTGCTGCCGAAGGAAGGCCTGGGCTGGGAGATCGAGGCGACCGCAGTGATCAAGGGCTCGCCGAAGGCGGATGCGGCCAGGCGCCTGGCTGATTTCTCGGCCAGCCCGGCGGCCATGCAGCTGTACAAGGAGAACTTTGCCGTGCTGGCCGCGCCGGGTATCGCCAAGCCACAGACCGAGTTGCCGGCGGATTACGAACAGCGGTTGATCAACAACGACTTTGCCTGGGCTTCGCAGAACCGTGACCAGATCCTGGCCGAGTGGCGCAAGCGCTATGACGGCAAATCGGAGAAGGTCGCCCAGCAGTAA
- a CDS encoding putative 2-aminoethylphosphonate ABC transporter permease subunit: protein MAAPMSLPLSQAQAARNAGVARGDRLFVVGGKSLLLILLLVAVLMPLLAIFWRGFSAEAGQGGGLVAAGELFASANFHWLLGNSLAVAFTVAAIVVPLAYLFAYALQRTLVPAKGLWRGISLLPLLAPSMLPAIALVYLFGNQGLLRGLLSDNIYGFWGIVLGEAIYTFPHALMILLSALSLADARLFDAASSMGAGPWRAFVSITWPATRQAVFAAFCLVFTLTITDFGVPVVVGGDYQVLALEAYKAVVGQQQFGRGALIGMVLLVPALLSFSVDAWLRRRQGEAMSGRAQVFEAKPSRARDACFLAIVLLVCAALLLVIGMAVYSSLVTFWPYNLSLSLRHYMFEDTAGGGWLAYRNSVTMAVGTALIGSMVIFTGAYLMEKTQGQRLLNQALRLLSFIPMAVPGLVLGLGYVFFFNLNGNPLHVFYGGMGLLVVCTIAHYLTTAQMTATTALRQLDGEFEAAALSLKAPLYQHFLRVTVPICLPALLDIIRYLFVSAMTTVSAAIFLYSPDTILAAVAVLNMDDAGNVGGAAAMSTLILLTSAGASLLLAAASRGLLRRSQAWRQRAATV, encoded by the coding sequence ATGGCCGCGCCAATGTCCCTGCCGTTGAGCCAGGCCCAAGCCGCTCGAAACGCTGGCGTCGCCCGGGGTGACCGGTTGTTCGTCGTCGGCGGCAAGAGCCTGCTGCTGATCCTGCTGCTGGTGGCGGTGCTGATGCCGCTGCTGGCAATCTTCTGGCGCGGCTTCAGCGCCGAAGCGGGCCAGGGTGGCGGCCTGGTGGCGGCAGGCGAGCTGTTCGCCAGTGCCAACTTCCACTGGTTGCTGGGCAATAGCCTGGCGGTTGCTTTCACCGTCGCGGCCATCGTGGTGCCACTGGCCTATCTGTTCGCGTATGCGTTGCAACGCACGCTGGTCCCGGCCAAGGGCCTGTGGCGGGGCATTTCCCTGTTACCGCTGCTCGCGCCGTCGATGCTGCCGGCCATTGCCCTGGTCTACCTGTTCGGCAACCAGGGGCTTCTGCGCGGGTTGCTCAGCGACAATATCTATGGCTTCTGGGGCATTGTGCTGGGCGAAGCCATCTACACCTTCCCACATGCGCTGATGATCCTGCTGTCGGCCCTCTCGCTGGCCGATGCACGCCTGTTCGACGCCGCGTCCAGCATGGGCGCCGGGCCGTGGCGGGCCTTTGTCAGCATCACCTGGCCGGCCACGCGCCAGGCAGTGTTCGCGGCGTTCTGCCTGGTGTTCACCCTGACCATCACCGACTTCGGCGTACCCGTCGTGGTTGGCGGTGATTATCAGGTGCTGGCGCTGGAAGCCTACAAGGCCGTGGTCGGCCAGCAACAGTTTGGCCGTGGAGCGTTGATCGGCATGGTGCTGCTGGTGCCGGCGCTGTTGAGCTTTTCCGTCGACGCCTGGCTGCGCCGACGCCAGGGCGAGGCCATGAGCGGTCGTGCCCAGGTGTTCGAGGCAAAGCCGTCACGGGCCCGCGATGCCTGCTTCCTGGCCATCGTGCTACTGGTGTGTGCGGCGTTGCTGCTGGTGATTGGCATGGCGGTGTATTCGTCGCTGGTTACCTTCTGGCCCTACAACCTGTCGCTGTCGCTGCGTCACTACATGTTCGAGGACACCGCCGGAGGCGGCTGGCTGGCCTATCGCAACAGCGTGACCATGGCCGTCGGCACTGCGCTGATCGGCAGCATGGTAATCTTCACCGGTGCCTACCTGATGGAGAAGACCCAGGGCCAACGCCTGCTCAACCAGGCGCTGCGCTTGCTCAGCTTCATCCCCATGGCTGTGCCGGGCCTGGTACTAGGCCTGGGCTACGTGTTCTTCTTCAACCTGAACGGCAACCCCTTGCACGTGTTCTATGGCGGCATGGGGCTGTTGGTGGTGTGCACCATTGCCCATTACCTGACCACCGCACAGATGACCGCGACCACCGCGCTGCGCCAGCTCGACGGCGAGTTCGAGGCCGCCGCGCTATCGCTGAAGGCTCCACTGTACCAGCACTTCCTGCGGGTGACCGTGCCGATCTGCCTGCCGGCGCTGCTGGACATCATCCGCTACCTGTTCGTCTCGGCGATGACCACCGTCTCGGCGGCGATCTTCCTGTACAGCCCCGACACCATCCTGGCTGCCGTCGCCGTGCTGAACATGGACGACGCCGGCAACGTCGGCGGTGCCGCCGCGATGTCCACCCTGATCCTGCTGACCAGTGCTGGCGCTTCACTGTTGCTGGCCGCAGCCTCACGCGGCCTGCTGCGCCGCTCCCAAGCCTGGCGCCAACGCGCCGCGACCGTCTGA
- a CDS encoding putative 2-aminoethylphosphonate ABC transporter ATP-binding protein, producing MNPTTSGAPMKVRNIHKRFGAFTALNDVSLDINAGELVCLLGPSGCGKTTLLRCIAGLEHQDSGTLFIGERDVSALPPQARDYGILFQSYALFPNLSVEANIAYGLAGSGRDQARQRVADMLELVGLVGSEKKYPGQLSGGQQQRVALARALAPAPSLLLLDEPMSALDARVREHLCSELRQLQRQLGITTLMVTHNQDEAMLMADRIAVMNNGRVEQYATPQAIYDQPATPFVAEFVGQGNWLPFQRSGDSHAQVGGMNMRLAPGAAQASSGRLFCRPEAIAVNPPVPEDNLFPALIREITFLGNRCRMRFELKALPGHALLAELAPEAMPRLGSQDIWVALPPQCLQVFA from the coding sequence ATGAACCCCACCACCTCCGGCGCACCGATGAAAGTGCGCAACATCCACAAGCGCTTCGGTGCCTTCACCGCGCTCAACGATGTCTCGCTGGACATCAACGCCGGCGAGCTGGTGTGCCTGCTGGGCCCGTCCGGCTGCGGCAAGACCACCCTGCTGCGCTGCATCGCCGGCCTGGAGCACCAGGACAGCGGCACGCTGTTCATCGGCGAGCGCGATGTCTCCGCGCTGCCACCCCAGGCCCGGGACTACGGCATCCTGTTCCAGTCCTACGCGTTGTTCCCCAACCTGAGCGTCGAAGCCAACATCGCCTACGGGCTGGCCGGCAGCGGCCGCGATCAGGCCCGCCAGCGGGTGGCCGACATGCTCGAACTGGTAGGCCTGGTCGGTAGCGAGAAAAAGTACCCTGGCCAGCTCTCCGGTGGGCAGCAACAGCGTGTGGCCCTGGCCCGTGCGCTGGCACCGGCGCCCTCCCTGCTGCTGCTCGACGAGCCGATGTCGGCGCTGGATGCCCGCGTGCGCGAGCACCTGTGCAGCGAATTGCGCCAGTTGCAGCGCCAGCTGGGCATCACCACGCTGATGGTCACCCACAACCAGGACGAAGCCATGCTGATGGCCGACCGCATTGCGGTGATGAACAACGGCCGGGTCGAGCAGTACGCCACCCCACAGGCAATCTACGACCAGCCCGCCACGCCATTCGTTGCCGAATTTGTCGGCCAGGGCAACTGGTTGCCGTTCCAGCGCAGCGGCGACAGCCATGCCCAGGTGGGCGGCATGAACATGCGCCTGGCGCCGGGTGCGGCCCAAGCCAGCAGTGGCCGGCTGTTCTGTCGCCCGGAGGCGATCGCGGTCAACCCGCCGGTACCCGAAGACAACCTGTTCCCGGCGTTGATCCGCGAGATCACCTTCCTCGGTAACCGCTGCCGCATGCGCTTCGAGCTCAAGGCCCTGCCAGGCCATGCGCTGCTGGCCGAGCTGGCCCCCGAGGCCATGCCACGGCTGGGCTCGCAGGACATCTGGGTGGCACTGCCGCCACAGTGCCTGCAGGTGTTTGCCTGA
- a CDS encoding LysR family transcriptional regulator: MLSSELKAFYMVARLGSITLAAKKLGLSQPTVTTQIRNLESQYAVELFYRGGRRLVLSEEGGRLLPMVKALLQQEADIEFELRNSGQAQGSLRIAATAPYYILDLVKIYRERLPQVDVAVEIGNSQQVLEMLEEYRVDIAASSQLVEDARLVRRVLGTDPLVVAVHRNHPLAHHQAVSIEALAGHCLLLREKGSTTRKLTEQMMREAGVTAGTLLEIGSRESIREAVLRNIGISVIARHEVPHNRELRVLALENAPVMHEYLYCLKERRQARLPAAFLGVAQEVAGPRF, encoded by the coding sequence ATGCTGAGTTCGGAGCTCAAAGCCTTCTACATGGTGGCCCGCCTGGGCAGCATCACCCTGGCGGCGAAGAAGCTCGGGCTCAGCCAGCCCACGGTGACTACGCAGATTCGTAACCTGGAAAGCCAGTACGCGGTGGAGTTGTTCTACCGCGGCGGACGGCGCCTGGTGCTGAGCGAAGAGGGCGGGCGCCTGCTGCCGATGGTCAAGGCGCTGCTGCAGCAGGAGGCCGACATCGAATTCGAACTGCGTAACAGCGGCCAGGCCCAGGGCAGCTTGCGCATTGCGGCCACGGCACCTTACTACATTCTCGACCTGGTGAAGATCTACCGTGAACGCCTGCCGCAAGTGGACGTGGCGGTAGAAATCGGCAACTCGCAGCAGGTGCTGGAGATGCTCGAGGAGTACCGGGTGGATATCGCTGCTTCGTCGCAGCTGGTGGAGGATGCGCGGCTGGTGCGGCGGGTACTGGGGACCGACCCGCTGGTGGTAGCGGTGCACCGCAATCATCCGTTGGCCCATCACCAGGCGGTTTCGATCGAGGCGCTGGCCGGGCATTGCCTGCTGCTGCGCGAGAAAGGCTCGACCACGCGCAAGCTGACCGAGCAGATGATGCGGGAAGCCGGGGTGACGGCCGGCACGTTGCTGGAAATTGGCAGCCGTGAATCGATCCGCGAGGCGGTGTTGCGCAATATCGGCATCAGCGTGATTGCCCGGCACGAAGTGCCGCACAACCGCGAACTGCGGGTGCTGGCACTGGAAAACGCGCCGGTGATGCACGAGTACTTGTATTGCCTGAAGGAGCGGCGTCAGGCCAGGTTGCCGGCCGCTTTCCTGGGGGTGGCACAAGAGGTGGCGGGTCCGCGTTTCTGA
- a CDS encoding heavy metal translocating P-type ATPase, with the protein MNQSVSHEHKHHHHAHSCCDASAAPAKVQVSGKASSHAQLSRFRIEAMDCPTEQTLIQDKLGKLAGIEQLEFNLLNRVLGVRHTLDGTAEIEQAIDSLGMKAEPLGSADEGTRRAPQSAKARWWPLALSGVAALAAEIVHFWALAPEWVVAALALAAILGCGLGTYKKGWIALKNRNLNINALMSIAVTGAVLIGQWPEAAMVMVLFTVAELIEARSLDRARNAIGGLMQLAPDMATVRQADGQWHETEVREVAIGALVRVRPGERIGLDGEVTSGQSSVDQAPITGESLPVEKAVGDKLFAGTINQAGALEFRVTAAAGQSTLARIIKAVEEAQGARAPTQRFVDRFSRIYTPAVFAIALAVAVIPPLFLAGGWSDWVYRALVLLVVACPCALVISTPVTIVSGLAAAARKGILIKGGVYLEGGRHLDFLALDKTGTITHGKPVQTDAKVLEPLFEGRAQALAASLGVRSDHPVSRAIAQFGRQKGLALAEVEDFAALAGRGVRGTIAGEVYHLGNHRLVEELGLCSPQLEAQLDALERQGKTVVLLLDRSGPLALFAVADTVKDSSRQAIAELHELGIKTVMLTGDNPHTAQAIAAVVGIDRAEGNLLPGDKLQSIETLYAQGHRVGMVGDGINDAPALARAEIGFAMAAAGTDTAIETADVALMDDDLRKIPAFVRLSRQSAAILMQNIVLALGIKAVFLAITFAGMATMWMAVFADMGVSLLVVFNGLRLLRK; encoded by the coding sequence ATGAACCAGTCTGTCAGCCACGAACATAAGCATCACCACCACGCCCACAGCTGCTGTGACGCCTCCGCTGCGCCCGCCAAGGTACAGGTGAGCGGAAAGGCCAGCAGCCACGCCCAGCTCAGCCGCTTCCGCATCGAGGCCATGGACTGCCCGACCGAGCAAACGCTGATCCAGGACAAACTGGGCAAGCTGGCGGGTATCGAACAGCTGGAATTCAACCTCCTGAACCGCGTACTCGGCGTACGTCACACCTTGGACGGCACGGCTGAAATCGAACAGGCGATCGACAGCCTGGGCATGAAAGCCGAACCGCTTGGCAGCGCAGATGAAGGCACCCGCCGCGCGCCTCAATCGGCCAAGGCTCGCTGGTGGCCGCTGGCACTGTCGGGCGTTGCCGCGCTCGCCGCCGAAATCGTGCACTTCTGGGCGCTGGCACCAGAATGGGTGGTGGCGGCATTGGCGCTGGCGGCAATCCTGGGCTGTGGCCTGGGTACCTACAAGAAGGGCTGGATCGCCCTCAAGAACCGCAACCTCAATATCAACGCGTTGATGAGCATTGCCGTGACCGGCGCCGTGCTGATCGGCCAGTGGCCGGAAGCCGCCATGGTGATGGTGCTGTTCACCGTCGCCGAACTGATCGAAGCCCGCTCATTGGACCGGGCACGCAACGCCATCGGCGGCCTGATGCAGCTCGCCCCGGACATGGCCACCGTGCGCCAGGCCGATGGCCAATGGCACGAAACGGAGGTGCGCGAGGTGGCCATCGGTGCCTTGGTGCGGGTACGCCCCGGCGAGCGCATCGGCTTGGATGGCGAAGTGACAAGTGGGCAGTCCAGCGTCGATCAGGCGCCGATCACCGGCGAAAGCCTGCCGGTGGAAAAGGCGGTTGGCGACAAGCTGTTTGCCGGCACCATCAACCAGGCGGGGGCGCTGGAGTTTCGCGTCACCGCCGCTGCCGGGCAATCGACCCTGGCGCGGATCATCAAGGCGGTCGAGGAAGCCCAGGGTGCGCGGGCGCCGACCCAGCGCTTCGTCGACCGCTTCTCGCGCATCTACACCCCGGCGGTGTTCGCCATTGCATTGGCCGTGGCGGTAATACCGCCGCTGTTCCTGGCGGGCGGCTGGTCCGACTGGGTCTATCGCGCCCTGGTGCTGCTGGTGGTGGCCTGCCCGTGTGCCTTGGTGATTTCAACCCCGGTGACCATTGTCAGCGGCCTGGCCGCCGCCGCACGCAAAGGTATCCTGATCAAGGGCGGTGTGTACCTGGAGGGCGGCCGCCATCTGGACTTCCTGGCGCTGGACAAGACCGGCACCATCACCCATGGCAAGCCCGTGCAGACTGATGCCAAGGTACTGGAGCCGCTGTTCGAAGGCCGCGCCCAGGCCCTGGCCGCAAGCCTGGGCGTGCGTTCGGACCACCCGGTGTCGCGCGCCATCGCGCAGTTCGGCAGGCAGAAAGGCCTGGCCCTGGCCGAGGTCGAAGATTTCGCGGCCCTGGCCGGCCGTGGCGTGCGGGGTACCATCGCCGGCGAGGTCTACCACCTGGGTAACCACCGCCTGGTCGAGGAGTTGGGGTTGTGCTCGCCGCAACTGGAGGCCCAGCTGGATGCGCTGGAGCGTCAGGGCAAGACGGTGGTGCTGCTGCTCGACCGCTCCGGCCCGCTGGCCTTGTTCGCCGTGGCCGACACAGTCAAGGACAGCAGCCGCCAGGCCATCGCCGAGCTGCATGAATTGGGCATCAAGACGGTCATGTTGACCGGGGACAATCCGCATACCGCCCAGGCCATCGCTGCCGTGGTCGGCATCGACCGCGCCGAAGGCAACCTGCTGCCCGGCGACAAGCTGCAGAGCATCGAAACGTTGTACGCCCAGGGCCACCGGGTGGGCATGGTCGGGGACGGCATCAACGATGCGCCGGCGCTGGCCCGTGCCGAGATCGGTTTTGCCATGGCGGCGGCCGGTACCGACACCGCCATCGAAACTGCCGATGTTGCGTTGATGGACGACGACTTGCGGAAAATCCCGGCCTTCGTCAGGCTGTCGCGGCAAAGTGCGGCGATCCTCATGCAGAACATCGTTCTGGCGTTGGGAATCAAGGCAGTATTCCTGGCGATCACCTTTGCTGGCATGGCCACCATGTGGATGGCAGTGTTCGCCGACATGGGCGTCAGCCTGCTGGTGGTGTTCAACGGCTTGCGCCTGTTGCGCAAATAA
- the cadR gene encoding cadmium resistance transcriptional regulator CadR, whose protein sequence is MKIGELAKATDCAVETIRYYEREQLLPEPARTEGNYRLYTQAHVERLTFIRNCRTLDMTLDEIRSLLRLRDSPEGSCGSVNALIDEHIEHVQARIDGLVALQEQLVELRRRCNAQGAECAILQQLETNGAVSVPDTEHSHVGRSHGH, encoded by the coding sequence ATGAAGATCGGAGAACTGGCCAAGGCCACCGATTGCGCCGTGGAAACCATCCGTTACTACGAGCGCGAACAGCTGCTGCCCGAGCCGGCACGCACAGAGGGCAACTATCGGCTGTACACCCAGGCCCACGTCGAGCGGCTGACCTTCATCCGCAACTGCCGCACCCTGGACATGACCCTTGACGAAATCCGCAGCCTGCTCCGCCTGCGCGACAGCCCGGAGGGTTCTTGCGGCAGCGTCAATGCGCTGATCGACGAGCATATCGAGCATGTGCAGGCACGCATCGATGGGTTGGTGGCGCTGCAGGAACAGCTTGTGGAGCTACGGCGGCGCTGCAATGCACAGGGGGCTGAGTGCGCGATCTTGCAGCAACTGGAAACGAACGGGGCGGTATCGGTGCCGGATACCGAGCATTCGCATGTGGGGCGCAGCCACGGGCATTGA
- a CDS encoding thymidylate synthase yields the protein MKQYLDLVRDVIENGTLQGNRTGIRTISLPGAMLRFDLQKGFPAITTRKLAFKSAIGEMVGFLRGVKNAGEFRELGCKVWDQNANENAQWLANPFRQGQDDLGEIYGVQWRQWPGYKRIPLSNPEAIEMAERAGFRRIAQDEEDGVAFVILYKAIDQVRQCLDTIANDPGSRRILFHGWNCAQLDEMALPPCHLLYQFHPNVETKEISLTLYIRSNDLGLGTPFNLTEGAALLSLFGRLTGYTPRWFTYFIGDAHVYENHLDMLNEQLKREPLEAPKLVISDRVPAFAETGKYEPEWLEKIEPSDFWLEGYEHHAPMTAPMAV from the coding sequence ATGAAACAGTATCTGGACCTGGTCCGCGACGTCATCGAAAACGGCACGCTGCAGGGCAACCGCACCGGCATCCGCACCATCAGCCTGCCGGGCGCCATGCTGCGTTTCGACTTGCAGAAGGGCTTCCCGGCCATCACCACGCGCAAGTTGGCGTTCAAGTCGGCGATCGGCGAAATGGTCGGTTTCCTGCGCGGTGTGAAAAACGCCGGTGAATTCCGCGAACTGGGCTGCAAGGTGTGGGACCAGAATGCCAACGAAAACGCCCAGTGGCTGGCCAACCCGTTCCGCCAGGGCCAGGACGACCTGGGCGAGATCTACGGCGTGCAGTGGCGCCAGTGGCCGGGCTACAAGCGCATCCCGCTGAGCAACCCGGAGGCCATCGAGATGGCCGAGCGGGCAGGCTTCCGCCGCATTGCCCAGGACGAGGAGGACGGGGTCGCCTTTGTCATCCTGTACAAGGCCATCGACCAGGTGCGTCAGTGCCTGGACACCATCGCCAACGACCCGGGCAGCCGGCGTATCCTGTTCCACGGCTGGAACTGCGCGCAGCTGGACGAAATGGCGCTGCCGCCGTGCCACCTGTTGTACCAGTTCCACCCGAATGTAGAGACGAAGGAAATTTCCCTGACCCTGTACATCCGCTCCAACGACCTGGGCCTGGGTACACCGTTCAACCTCACCGAAGGTGCGGCCCTGTTGTCGCTGTTCGGCCGCCTTACCGGCTACACCCCGCGGTGGTTCACCTACTTCATCGGCGATGCCCATGTGTATGAAAACCACCTGGACATGCTCAACGAACAGCTCAAGCGCGAGCCGCTGGAAGCGCCGAAGCTGGTGATCAGCGACCGCGTGCCGGCGTTTGCCGAGACTGGCAAGTACGAGCCGGAGTGGCTGGAGAAGATCGAGCCAAGTGATTTCTGGCTGGAAGGGTATGAGCACCATGCGCCGATGACGGCGCCAATGGCGGTCTGA